The DNA segment tccaaatcgctccaaatcgctctgaacctcataaattcaaaagctggttccagctagcgtttgcggttgcgggcgtttgcgggaggataaaaaaaattattttttttccaaaacaatataaatacaaaaataaaaaaattcaataaaaaaattaaactgaaattataaaaatgctaaaatatatcaattaaattttaattaatattataaaactttaaaataaaaatattttctatatttttaaaaaaattaaactataactttctaaatataaattttatatttattataatattattatttttgatatttttataattgtataaaatgtaaatattgttaatttattatttaactgctgctgcatttggtagttaaccagtcataagtatcccgcaaacgcacaaatttctaaccgcataaccagtcgtacaaatctcttaaaaccgctagaaaccgcaaccacccgcatccgcaaactcccgcaaccgcaaccgcaaccgctgcggttaaaccagtcaggccctaaatgTAAAGAAAAAACCTTTTTTAACTTTTGGTTTGTGTTTGGAAGCTAACCTTCCAAATTTTTAGGAATTTCTTTTCAAACTTACCTGTCCAGGATGAGAGTCTTTACAATTAATGTGTCATCTAATGTTAAAATATACATTAGCTTAGTGTGATATCTCGTGTAGAATATAACTTGAAAAGGAAAATAGATAACGGTTAGGAGTAAAAAGtatttagggcctgactggtttaaaCGCAGCGGTTGTGGTTGCGGTtgtgggagtttgtggatgcgggcggttgcggtttctagcggttttaagagatttgtacgactggtactgcggttaaaaattggtgcgtttgcgggtgacttatgactggttaactaccaaatgcggtaacagtcaaataataaattaacaatatttacatttaatataattataaaaatatcaaaaaactcagaaaattataatacatataaaatttatatttagaaagttataattttaatttttaaaaatttattgaaattgtttttattataaaattttataatattaattaaaatataatagatatattttaatattttcataatttcaattttaaaatttttattaaatatttttacttttgtatatatattgttttaaaaaaagaaaaaaattttaccctcccgcaaccgcccgcaaccgcaaacgctagctggagccagcttttgaatttatgagattcggagcggtttgaaacggtttagagcgatttgagtgattgttgcaaaccgccgacaaccgctaccaaccgcaaaagctgcgtttgcgggtggtagcgggaaaaccaatcgCCCCCTTAGTTATAcaaattacatatatttaatcTAAAATTATCACAAAATAATACACATAAgagaaaatgactaaaatatcatttattatcaaatgaaaaaaagattaataaaaaatattagcgatatacatgtttttaaatattagagatgcatataatatatggaagaataaattatttttaaacttagagatacatatgttttaaaatcttttcgtgaatattatttttttatgatttttatgtgCTATTTTTTTGAACGATTGTATGTGCTAATTTTAAGACAACCAAATATAATCTAATGTTTATGTAGCCAAACCGGagtcattgttttttttttgacaaaaaaaaaattctttctcCACATATCGCAATCACATGTGTCAACATATACTTGACTTTCATCTAAGCTATTAGGATAAGTGAAATGCTACCAACTTAGTAAAACCATTTGACTCTTCTCGTTCTTTGAAAGCAACGAAGGTTGCCTAGactttaggaaaaaaaaaatcgatccCCAAATTTGAAACTTTAATCTTAGGGTTACTCATGGGCCATATCCATTTTCAGAATCATTTCCGTCTCGATTCAGAATCATCTCCATCTCGCCATTGCTAGCGCTTGATCGGATTGATTTGCTTCAGGCGAAACATGGTAGTGATTCCTCCAaagattttgaatttattaATCTTTGTATGTGAATCATGTAATTCCCTTTAGATGCTCCGTCGCGGCTGTGGTGTCCAAATCGGTGGGTTTGACAGTGAGTTAAGAAGGGTAGTTCTGGTCAGTTGCCTCTGTGTTTTCTCCACAGCTCCGGTGAATTAAAGTTTGTCTCTTTGCTTCGTTGTCGTTTCTGCTTCATATGCCTCGGGAATGAACTACATAAAGCTTCTGGCCAGAATCCATGGTTCTCCGGTGAATTCCAAGAGAATTCAAATGGAGACCCAAGTAATCCACGTTTACGTCTCCGGTGAAACTTTTCCGCAATAATGAAAATGATGGAAATTCTATGAATCTCCACTGGCTTTCTGCTATTCTCGAATCAGAGAACACTTACATCGTTTCTATCGTCTGCAGGAGATGGGAATTCGCTAATTGTCGTAGCATATTATTTGAAAGGTAAGCAAAAGCAACGAAGTGGATTAAGCAATGAGATTTGTTATCATTTACATCCCTTTTTATTGATCAGAAAATCTGAATGACATAGAACGTGAGGAATCAAAATTAATTACACGTAATTAAGTTCTTGGAGTAAAGGCCATAATTGAGAAGAGTAATTTCTTGGTGTGAAAGTTAAAAAGAAACTTTTCGATGGCCCATCGACGATGGGGTTTGCAGAGTAGGCGAGAAGACAACGTTGTGAAAGATTATAGTTTTTCTATAATGGGGACAGGTGTCAGTCTCTCCTTTATCCAATTGATGATGTGGCATCACCGGGAGAGAGTGAACTCtactttatataattagattctGATTTATTTCGATTAAAGTATACATAAAATGCATACTTGCTTTTGAAAAGTTTAAATTCAGGAACTATAAGGAAATGCACATCACGATTAGTTGCATCTATTATTCAAGATAATTCTTCAAGATGatgaaaaaactaaataaaacttagtaaaactgataaaatacaaaaaaattgaagataaaaaattctaaacttGTTTGGTTGTTTACAAGCATTatgcttattttttttttttttgacagcaaacggctcttctattactcaaacttgaggtggtctgggaagccagaccggaatagaacaaccaataaaacataatgATCTATAAAAAGAACGTGCATTTCTAGCTAGCGCATCCGCAATCTCATTCTGCGTCCTTGGAATATAGATAATCTTGAAGTCTGAAAAACACAACCGAAGAGTTTGAATGTTTTCCAGCTCAGTTGAGAAGTTGGGCCAATCTTGTGGCTGCTCCATCATTGCTATCAAATCCTTGCAGTCTGTCCCAAACTTTTGACAAGTCGAGTGTTGTATCATGCTCTCCATTGCCCACTTTAAAGCTTCCAGTTCCGAGTGTAGCGATGTCTCCTTCCTCCGTAAGTTTCTTGACCCCATGAGTTGTATCTTTCCTATTGCATCCTTCCAGACCCATCCTATTCCACTAAATTGAGCTGTGGAAGTCCATGAACCATCCACCATGCagatattacccaagcttaagacttggGATTCTTCAATAGTCTGTACATTTGGCATAACCGGTACAGAGTCTCTTGCATTGTACCAAGCTTGGCACTCACTCTCTGCATATCTGACTAGCTCCAATGGATCTCTGTCTATGCCTCTGAACAACTTATCATTCCTAGCTTTCCAGATATACCAAATTATCCAAGGATAAGGATCTCTATCCTCTTCTGGTTCCAGAATATCATTCTTTCTCCAAAAAAGAAAATCCATATTAGCGTAAATACTCGATACAAGAAAGATTTCAGAGCTCGATGGTGTTGATGATAACTCCCATGCTTGTAAGGCCGGTGGACACTCGAAGATAGCATGAGTAACGGTCTCTTCTGGCGCTCCACATCTTGGGCAATAATTATCACATCTCATGTTGCGGCGTACCAAATTTCTTGTTACGGCTATCTGTCCAGATATTagttgccatataagatggcaGATCTTTTGTGGCGCATTCACCTTCCAATCAAAGGCTTGAAGTTTTGTGATGCTAGGCTGTAAAACTTGTAACTCCTCTTCGTCTCTCATCAAGTTTGTTGCAACCCAATATCCCGATTTGACAGTATATTGTCCAGTCTTTGTGTAACTCCAGCAAAATGTATCACGTCGATGAGTAGGACTAATGGTCAGACTCAGAATCATCGGGATATCTTCTTGAGCTACATATTGTTCCAATAGTCGAGTATCCCACTCTTTGGTAACAGGATTAATAAGGCTGCTGAGAAGCATCTTAGGATTCACCGCTGGAGCTCGGGCATGAGCCGGCCTAGCTGGCATCGTAGGGATCCAAGGATCTTCCCACACATTAATTTTGTACCCTGAGTGCACCTTACTTCTAATTCCCAGAAGTAATAACTTCCTCGCGGCAGTTATACTTGTCCATACATAAGATGGAGAATCCACAGTGCCTATTCGCAACGGCGAACTGAGACGGTAATATCTTCCTCGGAGAACTCTCGCTACTAGTGAATCCGGAAATTGCACAAGTCGCCACAGCTGCTTTACTAGAAGAGCTAGGTTAAATTCATGGATCATACGGAAACCAATTCCTCCCTCTTCTCTAGGTGCACACATCTTTTCCCATTTTGCCCAATGAACTCCTCTTTTCGGAGGATTCGAGCTCCACCAGAACTGTGCAATGGCACTTGCTAAGTTCTCACATATCTCCAAAGGAAGCAGGAAGCTGGACATAACATAGGTCGGGAGAGCTAGCAATATCGTTTTAATCAAAACCTCCTTCCCACCCTTCGATAACCATCTACCAGTCCAGCCATTCACTCTATGTAGGAGCTTCTCCTTTAGGAAGGCAAATAATTTGCACTTTGAACCACTAATATCCTCTGGGATTCCTAGATATGAGCCCATCCCACCTTCATTTTGTATACCAAGAGTGTCCTTGATCTGCTGTCTAACGTTCGCTGGAACCCTTTTACCAAAGAGTAATGAGGATTTGTCAAAGTTAATGCGTTGACCTGATGCTTTCTCATATTTCCTTACTactttcataacttcttcacattcacggggctccgccttacagaagaaaagactatcatcagcaaagaggaGGTGGGATACCGAGGGACAAGCACGAGCGGCTCGCATCCCCGTTATCTTCCCTTGATTCTCTGCTTGATTTAGAAGGCTaacgagcgcttccgtgcatagaataaatatgaaaggagacaaaggatctccttgtcgTAAACCTCTCCCTGGGACTATGTTTCCCCTTGGTTCACCATTCATGAGGACTTTATACTTGACCGAAGTAATGCATCGCATAATCCAATCAATCCACAATTCGGAGAAGCCCATCTTTCGCATGACTGCTTCAATGAATGACCATTCCATCCTATCATATGCTTTACTCATATCAGTCTTAATGGCCATCCGTTTAACTCTTCCTCCCGGCTTAGTTCTCAAAGCATGGAACATCTCCTGAGCTATCATGATATTATCCGTGATTTGTCTCCCAACAACAAAGGCTGACTGGGTCTCTGATATTCTTTGTGGGAGAACCTTCTTCAACCTTTGGCATAAGACCTTAGATATTATCTTGTAGCTGACATTACATAGACTGATAGGTCTAAATTTAGTCATCTCATTCGGTTTTGTCGTCTTAGGGATTAAACAAATATTCGTATCGTTAAGGCCCTGTGCCATTGTTCCTTCAAAAAGGAATTGATTAACCATACGAGTTAAATCATCTTTGACAATATCCCAGAACTTTTGATAAAAGAGAGCTGTCATTCCATCTGGTCCTGGGGCTTTTTCCGGATGCATAGCGAATAATGCTAATTTTACCTCCCATTCAGTTACAGGGGCTGTGAGATCTGTGTTTATTGCCCCTGTGATCGTTGTTGGAACCTCTGATAGTGCCTCAGCTATATCCTCTGGGTCAGAGGATTCAAATATTTGCCTAAAATAACTAGTAGCAATGGCTACTAGTCCCTCCTCATCCTCCACTATATTTCCATTCTCATCCATGAGTTGCGTTATCCTATTCCTTGCTCTTCTTTGCTTCACCAACGcatgaaaatattttgaattccTATCGCCCTCCCTTAACCAAAGAACCCTACTTTTCTGTCTCCAAAACATCTCTTCTGCCTTAAGAGCAGTAGATAATTCCTTCAGAGCTGCCGATATTTCCTCTGTAGTAGCATCATCATCCAAATACAGTCCCTCCACCTTCTCCTTTAGCTCCTCGACTTGCTTTGCCGAATTCACATTGTTTTGTATCCTCCATTGACTCAGTGCTTTCCGACAGCTAGCAATATGCTCCATTATAGTCGCATCTGGAGGCAAGTCCTCTGACTTCCAACCTTCGAGAATGACATTCCTTAATTCCTCATTATCCAGCCACCGcttatcaaatttaaattttttctttctCCTGACTGGCTTTGTGAGAATATCCGCAAGGATCGGACGATGATCCGATCCCCACAGCCTAAGGTACTTTGTCACGGTGTGGGGGAACTTTTCATGCCAATCCTCATTACCCACTGCTCTATCCAATCTGCATCTAACAGTTATTCCCCTTGATCTTTTCCCCACCCATGAAAGCTTATTCCCAGTAAATGGAAATTCCAGCATTCCACAGTGACTTAACATCTGCTTGAAAGGTAAGAAGGAGCTATCAGATCGCTTTCTCCCTCCCTCTTTCTCGCTGTGGTCCGTTATTTCGTTAAAATCACCTATCATGAACCAAGGTCCATTTCGTGTTGTCGAGAAACGCGTAAGACGTTCCCATACTTGGTCCCTACGTTCTAATACAGGGTCTCCATAAACAAACGTCATGAAAACTTTTATTCCATCAATGACTGCCACAATGTCAATCATTctgttattt comes from the Brassica rapa cultivar Chiifu-401-42 chromosome A01, CAAS_Brap_v3.01, whole genome shotgun sequence genome and includes:
- the LOC117126904 gene encoding uncharacterized protein LOC117126904, which gives rise to MKTLSWNCRGIGNDLTVRRLTEMCQKHRPGLVFLSETKNMRLLLQNIQTDLGFDHLFTVEPLGLSGGLAILFMDELQVNVLFSNNRMIDIVAVIDGIKVFMTFVYGDPVLERRDQVWERLTRFSTTRNGPWFMIGDFNEITDHSEKEGGRKRSDSSFLPFKQMLSHCGMLEFPFTGNKLSWVGKRSRGITVRCRLDRAVGNEDWHEKFPHTVTKYLRLWGSDHRPILADILTKPVRRKKKFKFDKRWLDNEELRNVILEGWKSEDLPPDATIMEHIASCRKALSQWRIQNNVNSAKQVEELKEKVEGLYLDDDATTEEISAALKELSTALKAEEMFWRQKSRVLWLREGDRNSKYFHALVKQRRARNRITQLMDENGNIVEDEEGLVAIATSYFRQIFESSDPEDIAEALSEVPTTITGAINTDLTAPVTEWEVKLALFAMHPEKAPGPDGMTALFYQKFWDIVKDDLTRMVNQFLFEGTMAQGLNDTNICLIPKTTKPNEMTKFRPISLCNVSYKIISKVLCQRLKKVLPQRISETQSAFVVGRQITDNIMIAQEMFHALRTKPGGRVKRMAIKTDMSKAYDRMEWSFIEAVMRKMGFSELWIDWIMRCITSVKVPANVRQQIKDTLGIQNEGGMGSYLGIPEDISGSKCKLFAFLKEKLLHRVNGWTGRWLSKGGKEVLIKTILLALPTYVMSSFLLPLEICENLASAIAQFWWSSNPPKRGVHWAKWEKMCAPREEGGIGFRMIHEFNLALLVKQLWRLVQFPDSLVARVLRGRYYRLSSPLRIGTVDSPSYVWTSITAARKLLLLGIRSKVHSGYKINVWEDPWIPTMPARPAHARAPAVNPKMLLSSLINPVTKEWDTRLLEQYVAQEDIPMILSLTISPTHRRDTFCWSYTKTGQYTVKSGYWVATNLMRDEEELQVLQPSITKLQAFDWKVNAPQKICHLIWQLISGQIAVTRNLVRRNMRCDNYCPRCGAPEETVTHAIFECPPALQAWELSSTPSSSEIFLVSSIYANMDFLFWRKNDILEPEEDRDPYPWIIWYIWKARNDKLFRGIDRDPLELVRYAESECQAWYNARDSVPVMPNVQTIEESQVLSLGNICMVDGSWTSTAQFSGIGWVWKDAIGKIQLMGSRNLRRKETSLHSELEALKWAMESMIQHSTCQKFGTDCKDLIAMMEQPQDWPNFSTELENIQTLRLCFSDFKIIYIPRTQNEIADALARNAQLS